In a single window of the Arachis hypogaea cultivar Tifrunner chromosome 6, arahy.Tifrunner.gnm2.J5K5, whole genome shotgun sequence genome:
- the LOC112695853 gene encoding uncharacterized protein isoform X3 has product MMDEMTKNQPSHWWWLETTTTNRSPWLQSTLSELNEKTKAMLKVIEEDADSFAKRAEMYYKKRPELLRMVEDFYRTHRSLAERYDQVRPETGIGLLNSGGSPFASAKHRFEKLLTFADDHRGYDTYSESYDVESEVDDPEQEVEEEEESKSNHKEEVEVSYVAVNDEVIRLRDEMKRLNEETKAQKDQLKMKDSACDEVMMLREEIERLKEENEAQREQLKQKDEEKIEVIRQLSMAIDVMKEENVKMRNFIVAKESTKKWNKKPFEFNKFVGELSEKIFNFNFNVIPKNEPSVELSRRGLTSLQIS; this is encoded by the exons atgatggatGAAATGACCAAGAATCAACCTTCACACTGGTGGTGGCTTGAAACCACCACCACTAACCGTTCCCCGTGGCTTCAATCCACTCTTTCAG AACTAAATGAGAAGACAAAAGCTATGTTAAAGGTAATTGAAGAAGATGCAGATTCCTTTGCCAAGCGTGCAGAGATGTACTACAAGAAGAGGCCAGAGCTTTTAAGAATGGTTGAAGATTTCTATAGGACGCATCGCTCGCTAGCCGAGCGCTATGATCAAGTCAGACCCGAAACTGGAATCGGCCTACTCAATTCAGGAGGATCCCCATTTGCATCGGCCAAGCATCGGTTCGAGAAGTTGCTGACTTTTGCAGATGATCATCGTGGTTATGATACTTATTCAGAGAGTTATGATGTGGAATCTGAAGTTGATGATCCTGAgcaagaagtagaagaagaagaagagagcaaGTCTAATCAcaaagaagaggtggaagtttcATATGTTGCTGTGAATGATGAAGTGATAAGACTGAGGGATGAGATGAAGAGACTCAATGAAGAGACCAAGGCACAGAAAGATCAACTCAAGATGAAAGATTCTGCTTGTGATGAAGTAATGATGCTGAGGGAAGAAATAGAGAGGCTTAAAGAAGAGAATGAGGCACAGAGGGAACAACTCAAGCAGAAGGACGAGGAGAAGATAGAGGTGATAAGGCAACTGAGTATGGCAATTGATGTGATGAAGGAGGAGAATGTGAAGATGAGAAACTTCATTGTTGCTAAGGAATCCACCAAGAAATGGAACAAGAAACCATTTGAGTTCAACAAATTTGTGGGAGAATTGTCTGagaaaattttcaatttcaatttcaatgtgaTTCCAAAGAATGAGCCTAGTGTGGAGCTCTCTAGACGTGGTTTAACTAGTTTGCAA
- the LOC112695853 gene encoding uncharacterized protein isoform X1 yields the protein MLVYIWLCLRITSCLGKPRFFFVVLPSYLCLFLLMISNRRRVKQKRKKKMMDEMTKNQPSHWWWLETTTTNRSPWLQSTLSELNEKTKAMLKVIEEDADSFAKRAEMYYKKRPELLRMVEDFYRTHRSLAERYDQVRPETGIGLLNSGGSPFASAKHRFEKLLTFADDHRGYDTYSESYDVESEVDDPEQEVEEEEESKSNHKEEVEVSYVAVNDEVIRLRDEMKRLNEETKAQKDQLKMKDSACDEVMMLREEIERLKEENEAQREQLKQKDEEKIEVIRQLSMAIDVMKEENVKMRNFIVAKESTKKWNKKPFEFNKFVGELSEKIFNFNFNVIPKNEPSVELSRRGLTSLQIS from the exons ATGCTAGTATATATATGGTTATGCTTGCGTATCACTTCTTGTTTGGGGAAACCGAGGTTCTTCTTTGTTGTTTTGCCATCATATTTAtgtttgtttttgttgatgataagCAACAGGAGAAGAGTGAagcagaagaggaagaagaagatgatggatGAAATGACCAAGAATCAACCTTCACACTGGTGGTGGCTTGAAACCACCACCACTAACCGTTCCCCGTGGCTTCAATCCACTCTTTCAG AACTAAATGAGAAGACAAAAGCTATGTTAAAGGTAATTGAAGAAGATGCAGATTCCTTTGCCAAGCGTGCAGAGATGTACTACAAGAAGAGGCCAGAGCTTTTAAGAATGGTTGAAGATTTCTATAGGACGCATCGCTCGCTAGCCGAGCGCTATGATCAAGTCAGACCCGAAACTGGAATCGGCCTACTCAATTCAGGAGGATCCCCATTTGCATCGGCCAAGCATCGGTTCGAGAAGTTGCTGACTTTTGCAGATGATCATCGTGGTTATGATACTTATTCAGAGAGTTATGATGTGGAATCTGAAGTTGATGATCCTGAgcaagaagtagaagaagaagaagagagcaaGTCTAATCAcaaagaagaggtggaagtttcATATGTTGCTGTGAATGATGAAGTGATAAGACTGAGGGATGAGATGAAGAGACTCAATGAAGAGACCAAGGCACAGAAAGATCAACTCAAGATGAAAGATTCTGCTTGTGATGAAGTAATGATGCTGAGGGAAGAAATAGAGAGGCTTAAAGAAGAGAATGAGGCACAGAGGGAACAACTCAAGCAGAAGGACGAGGAGAAGATAGAGGTGATAAGGCAACTGAGTATGGCAATTGATGTGATGAAGGAGGAGAATGTGAAGATGAGAAACTTCATTGTTGCTAAGGAATCCACCAAGAAATGGAACAAGAAACCATTTGAGTTCAACAAATTTGTGGGAGAATTGTCTGagaaaattttcaatttcaatttcaatgtgaTTCCAAAGAATGAGCCTAGTGTGGAGCTCTCTAGACGTGGTTTAACTAGTTTGCAA
- the LOC112695852 gene encoding uncharacterized protein: MGPGGPGGPGGPGFGGPGGPGGPGWGPGPGWAPGPGGPGWGPPGPGFFGPGGFFGGFGDGICNLISSCFYCLCCCWLFQGCFGGPRASFGPPGPGGPPGF, translated from the exons ATGGGACCGGGTGGGCCGGGGGGTCCTGGTGGGCCTGGTTTTGGTGGCCCTGGCGGACCTGGAGGCCCTGGATGGGGTCCTGGCCCTGGTTGGGCTCCGGGGCCTGGTGGACCAGGCTGGGGTCCTCCTGGGCCTGGTTTCTTTGGACCCGGTGGATTTTTTGGTGGGTTTGGAGATGGTATATGCAACCTCATTTCTTCATG CTTCTATTGTTTGTGCTGTTGTTGGTTGTTCCAAGGTTGCTTCGGAGGTCCACGTGCATCATTTGGCCCACCCGGCCCAGGAGGTCCACCTGGCTTCTGA
- the LOC112695853 gene encoding uncharacterized protein isoform X2: MRRVKQKRKKKMMDEMTKNQPSHWWWLETTTTNRSPWLQSTLSELNEKTKAMLKVIEEDADSFAKRAEMYYKKRPELLRMVEDFYRTHRSLAERYDQVRPETGIGLLNSGGSPFASAKHRFEKLLTFADDHRGYDTYSESYDVESEVDDPEQEVEEEEESKSNHKEEVEVSYVAVNDEVIRLRDEMKRLNEETKAQKDQLKMKDSACDEVMMLREEIERLKEENEAQREQLKQKDEEKIEVIRQLSMAIDVMKEENVKMRNFIVAKESTKKWNKKPFEFNKFVGELSEKIFNFNFNVIPKNEPSVELSRRGLTSLQIS; this comes from the exons AT GAGAAGAGTGAagcagaagaggaagaagaagatgatggatGAAATGACCAAGAATCAACCTTCACACTGGTGGTGGCTTGAAACCACCACCACTAACCGTTCCCCGTGGCTTCAATCCACTCTTTCAG AACTAAATGAGAAGACAAAAGCTATGTTAAAGGTAATTGAAGAAGATGCAGATTCCTTTGCCAAGCGTGCAGAGATGTACTACAAGAAGAGGCCAGAGCTTTTAAGAATGGTTGAAGATTTCTATAGGACGCATCGCTCGCTAGCCGAGCGCTATGATCAAGTCAGACCCGAAACTGGAATCGGCCTACTCAATTCAGGAGGATCCCCATTTGCATCGGCCAAGCATCGGTTCGAGAAGTTGCTGACTTTTGCAGATGATCATCGTGGTTATGATACTTATTCAGAGAGTTATGATGTGGAATCTGAAGTTGATGATCCTGAgcaagaagtagaagaagaagaagagagcaaGTCTAATCAcaaagaagaggtggaagtttcATATGTTGCTGTGAATGATGAAGTGATAAGACTGAGGGATGAGATGAAGAGACTCAATGAAGAGACCAAGGCACAGAAAGATCAACTCAAGATGAAAGATTCTGCTTGTGATGAAGTAATGATGCTGAGGGAAGAAATAGAGAGGCTTAAAGAAGAGAATGAGGCACAGAGGGAACAACTCAAGCAGAAGGACGAGGAGAAGATAGAGGTGATAAGGCAACTGAGTATGGCAATTGATGTGATGAAGGAGGAGAATGTGAAGATGAGAAACTTCATTGTTGCTAAGGAATCCACCAAGAAATGGAACAAGAAACCATTTGAGTTCAACAAATTTGTGGGAGAATTGTCTGagaaaattttcaatttcaatttcaatgtgaTTCCAAAGAATGAGCCTAGTGTGGAGCTCTCTAGACGTGGTTTAACTAGTTTGCAA